One Vanessa atalanta chromosome 6, ilVanAtal1.2, whole genome shotgun sequence genomic window carries:
- the LOC125064543 gene encoding glyoxalase domain-containing protein 4, with amino-acid sequence MINGRALHFVFKVADRTLTAKFYREILGMKVLRHEEFSEGCEAACNGPYANRWSKTMIGYGPEDTHFVVELTYNYGITYYEQGNDFLGLTIQSSESLKRAAAANWPVKEQNGLKYVEAPGGYKFYIIDKPQPVDKDPVVKVSLASSNLAKSIDYWNGLLTLKIFEKSNKSVLLGFSEDQAKLEFVDIGGPVNHAKAYGRIAFSCPFDEQPVIDKKIQETKGKILTPLISLDTPGKATVRVIILADPDDHEICFVDDESFRQLSQVDPASDADLDKFIKSDKSRN; translated from the exons atgattaacgGCCGagcattacattttgttttcaaaGTCGCTGACAGAACCCTTACAGCCAAATTTTACAGGGAAATTTTGGGGATGAAG gttttaCGTCATGAAGAATTTAGTGAAGGCTGTGAAGCGGCATGCAAtgg ACCCTATGCTAACCGTTGGAGTAAAACTATGATTGGTTATGGTCCAGAAGACACACATTTTGTTGTTGAATTAACTTACAACTATGGAATAACATATTATGAACAAGGAAATGACTTCCTGGGTCTCACAATCCAGTCTAGTGAAAGCTTGAAGAGAGCCGCTGCAGCTAACTGGCCAGTCAAGGAACAGAACGGCTTAAAATATGTGGAAGCACCTGGCGGATACAAATTCTACATAATTGATAAGCCACAACCAGTTGACAAAG atcCAGTTGTCAAAGTGTCTTTGGCAAGTTCAAATTTAGCAAAGTCTATTGATTATTGGAATGGACTTTTAACACTCAAGATCTTTGAGAAATCAAACAAGTCTGTACTCCTTGGGTTTAGTGAAGATCAAGCTAAGCTTGAATTTGTTGATATTG GTGGTCCAGTAAATCATGCGAAAGCATACGGTCGTATCGCATTTTCCTGCCCCTTCGACGAACAACCAGTCATTGACAAGAAAATTCAAGAGACTAAAGGAAAAATTCTAACTCCTCTCATATCACTCGACACACCAGGAAAGGCTACGGTGCGTGTTATTATACTGGCTGACCCAGACGACCATGAGATCTGCTTCGTTGATGACGAGAGCTTCCGTCAACTCTCGCAAGTTGACCCTGCTAGTGATGCAGATTTGGACAAGTTCATCAAATCAGACAAGTCACGtaactaa